A genome region from Betaproteobacteria bacterium includes the following:
- a CDS encoding efflux RND transporter periplasmic adaptor subunit encodes MSKHAAVILIVCAALALSACDRFGGSQENQNAEAATGVPPKDEHGHEKSEGDAHAKEKGREEGGLKLSNEQIAAAGIKVEAIEEQEVSDHVSVTATIHANMDRLARVTPRVPGRIVRVQANIGDRVAAGQVLAQLDSPEIGEAFSAYWQAQTEHKLAQSSFERAQRLYTEQIVPQKEFLRAQGELEKAATSLRAAREKLRLLGISPGSALGKEAASVFAVTAPFAGTIIEKAAVLGELSQPDKALFTVADLSTVWIEGSVFEKDLAKVRVGAPAEITVTAFPGEVFKGKVAYLSSVMDKETRTLKARIDVPNKDRRLIPEMFATALIQTGGAAKAILVPEEAIVLIQGVSTVFVEDAHGFEPRPVDPGEKLNGRVVLKNGIKPGDLVVVAGTYALKARMLKSQIGEGHAH; translated from the coding sequence ATGTCAAAGCACGCGGCCGTGATCCTTATCGTTTGTGCCGCTCTTGCCCTTTCGGCGTGCGATCGCTTCGGAGGTTCGCAGGAGAACCAGAATGCCGAGGCTGCCACGGGCGTACCGCCGAAAGACGAGCACGGCCATGAGAAATCCGAAGGCGATGCGCACGCCAAGGAAAAGGGCAGGGAGGAAGGGGGGCTGAAGCTCTCCAACGAGCAGATCGCAGCTGCCGGGATCAAGGTGGAGGCCATTGAAGAGCAGGAGGTCAGTGATCACGTCTCGGTGACCGCCACCATCCACGCAAATATGGATCGCCTTGCGCGGGTAACACCTCGCGTGCCGGGCCGTATCGTCCGGGTACAGGCGAACATCGGTGATCGCGTGGCCGCTGGGCAGGTGCTTGCGCAACTTGATAGCCCCGAGATCGGCGAAGCGTTCTCGGCCTACTGGCAGGCGCAAACCGAGCACAAGCTCGCGCAGTCGAGTTTCGAGCGAGCTCAGCGCCTGTACACCGAGCAGATCGTTCCGCAGAAGGAGTTTCTTCGAGCACAAGGCGAGCTTGAGAAGGCCGCCACGTCCCTTCGAGCCGCGCGTGAGAAGCTTCGTCTACTCGGCATCTCGCCTGGTTCCGCGCTGGGCAAGGAGGCCGCCTCGGTATTCGCGGTTACTGCACCGTTCGCCGGAACGATCATCGAAAAGGCGGCCGTACTGGGAGAACTCAGTCAGCCCGACAAGGCGCTGTTCACGGTTGCCGACCTGTCGACGGTCTGGATCGAAGGCAGCGTGTTCGAGAAGGATCTCGCCAAGGTTCGGGTCGGAGCCCCGGCCGAAATCACCGTCACTGCGTTTCCCGGGGAAGTCTTCAAGGGCAAGGTCGCCTATCTCTCCAGCGTGATGGACAAGGAGACGCGCACGCTGAAAGCGCGTATCGATGTCCCCAACAAGGATCGTCGTCTGATTCCGGAAATGTTCGCGACCGCCTTGATCCAGACCGGCGGCGCGGCCAAGGCCATCCTGGTCCCTGAGGAAGCGATCGTGCTGATCCAAGGCGTATCCACAGTGTTCGTCGAGGACGCGCATGGCTTCGAGCCGCGCCCGGTGGATCCGGGCGAAAAGCTGAACGGACGGGTCGTATTGAAGAATGGTATCAAGCCGGGCGATCTCGTCGTCGTTGCAGGAACGTATGCGCTCAAAGCGCGGATGCTGAAATCCCAGATCGGCGAAGGCCATGCACACTGA